The Mangifera indica cultivar Alphonso unplaced genomic scaffold, CATAS_Mindica_2.1 Un_0046, whole genome shotgun sequence sequence TTCAGTCAATCTGACTAAGATTTTGAGATAATAGTGGTTTGAATTAAGTGAAAAACCATCTAACCTCTTTAAGCACTTTGAGTCACAATTCAACCACATGTTCAATCGTGGTTCAAGAAGATATGAAATAGGAATAAGTCGTTGGAAATGATAATGGCTAGAAATGACAACACCAGTGCAAGATGCAACTAAACCAAAGATAAAATTGTGGCGGGAAGGAGTTGCCAGAGTCAAGATTATTGCATGTGGGAATGGTAGCTAGGGTTTGGTGTGGTCTGCTTGCGACTCCATTCCCACAAAATTACTTCTAAACAATTTACTAGTTTGACTGTCGGCTGACTAAACCAGCCCCTTCACCTTGTTAATGTCTGGTACGGTCTCAAATCCATACAAAATCTATAACTTAGATGAAAAGAAATGGCTGTCGTGCATATCCAGTTGTTATTAAATGACATACAAAACCATTCAGCGGTTGCTTTGATAACGTTTTCAACTTTAGGGATATTTTTGattatctttaaaaatgttGTCCTAAATAGGAGACAAACCCATGAAGGGTctgtaaatattttaatccCCAATCCCTAGTTTGAAGACGTCTCCTGCCTTGTAAAACGAAGGATCGGAATATAGGATAGGATAAAGTGTTAAAGTGGAATATCAATGGCAGCTATTACAAGTTTTTTAGTTGTAGGCGGCACTAAGCTAATGCCATCTCTTTTCACGGTTGAAGCCAAAGCCAGAACCAGAAGAGAAGACCGCACTGCCCGCCATTCTCGAATCAGGAAGAAGGtttcttttctatttattatttttttaattaatttttgttcataatcATGTTTctgttagggtttcgttttgatgATAAGGCACAAACCATTTAGGTTGAAGGTACACCAGAAAGACCGAGACTGTGTATATTCCGCTCCAACAAGAATCTCTATGTCCAGGTGATCGATGATACGAAGATGCACACTCTTGCTTCAGCTTCCACTTTGCAGAAACCCATTTCTGACGAATTCGATTACACTTCTGGTCCTACCGTTGTAGGTTATCCATCGTttgctttaatttaatttattttgacattttacTAATAATGCTTTGTTCCTTTATTGGCTTTAGGAAGTCGCGAAGAGAGTAGGTGAAGTCATTGCAAGGTCTTGTTTGGAGAAAGGGATTACCAAAGTTGCCTTTGATCGAGGTGGATACCTATACCATGGACGTATAGAAGCCCTTGCCGATGCAGCCCGGGAGCATGGCCTTCAGTTTTAACATCTCTGTACTCACCCATTCCCTTTTCTCAATGTcaacttgattttttattggAAGAATGTATGTTTCTGTGAACAAGATATGAATTTGAGCATCTGATAACGGAATTAAGTTTTGCACTTTGATTTCTTTTGCTCATTTgctaattaagaaaatttttaaaaactaaattcacAATAGAGAAAGAGTTGTGCCCATGTTTTTCACTGAATACTTAATAGTGTAGGAACAAAATTTCTTGTGCAAAAGCTTAGAATTGTGTTATGGTAAGCCTTCTTCTGCTgtgtttttttatgtaattagacgctgattgaaaaaattttcgTCATGATTGGATTGCTGGACTTTCTGGATCTCTTAGTATATATAGCAATAGGTATTTTGTTTGCAGTAGTGTAGGAAAAACCTATTGTATTGGACTCTTATAGTGGAGTTGAGTACCATAGGCTAAAACTTTCCATCTTTTAGTTAGTATCATATATTGTACATTCATTATTATACAATGATACAAATTACTCCCTGAATTCTCCAATGGATGCAATGATTTGCCCTTCTCTTTTGAAAATAATCTCCTACTATTGTGCATATGCAAATTGATGTACTACTAAGAGAGCACACTTTTTATTGCTATCAGTTAgctttcaaaagaaaattgtctCCTATTTTTGTGCATTGTTGAGTTCCCTTTGATAGTTATACAGGAAAAGCACTTGCCTAAATGTTTATGGCTGCGTTTACCTCTTCCTTTACCTGCATTTCTGTTGCAGTTTTGTTTCATATCTATGAACTTTTAAGCATCTTATAGAATAAGATGTGATACAGGTGAGAAGGGTAAAGAAAGTGTACTTTGTTCTTGAGCAGGCTAGGGATTTTGTTTGGTATCTCTATTAATATACAGCATGATTTATTTAACTTTAGCTTGGAACCCAAATGGCGTTTAAATCAAAGCTCCACAACACTTTCATTGTGTTTGTGACAATTCTTTATCAACAATTTCAGTTTGCTTCATATATAAACTACAAAGCATCACAGTCAACCCCTTGTGGGTGTTCAAGCACCTAGCCACAACACTAAAAAGACTTCTAGTGTTTGTTACAATTCTTGAGCCACAATTTTTCATGCTTATCAATGAAGCATCAACATTAATACAACAAAAAAAAGGCCAAGAGCCACTGACCATAGAATCTTCTGCATACAGTGAAGAAAGCAAACGACTCAAAACAGTGAAATACTCAAGGCTAAGTTGAAACAGGTTGCACAAGAGAATATAGCAGCTATAAAAAGAGGATCCTCTGAGCTCCTAAGCGCTGAGTTCAAGAAACCTTAGTGCCATAGGATGCTTGGCTTCAGAGAGCTTATCAGGCTTCAAAACTTCAACAATGACACCATTGACAAGAAGACAAACTACATCAGCAATCCTCTGGATTTGTTTAATGCTGTGAGAAACCATTACGATTGTcatttcttgtttcttcttcaGTTTCACTAACACATCCTCTATATTTTGAGTGGCTATTGGATCCAAGGCACTAGTGGGCTCATCCAGCAGCAAAACCTAATTCAAAGGATCAAACCCAAGTGTAAGGTAATTTGCTTGTTCAAATGcataaaaaaagttcaaaaaatagAATGAACTTAATTAATCATTGAACCCCAAATAATTGGTTACCTCTGGTTCATTGGCTAATGTGCGAGCAAGTGCAACTCGTTGAGCTTGGCCAACTGATATTTCACCACTGGTTTTATTGAAGAAAGAGGAATCAAGGTCTGCAAGAGAGAGCAACTTGTAAACCTCATTGTCACTTATCTTCTTCCCCCTCAGTTGTGGTCCATATCGGATATTATCTGCAACTGTCCCTGAAATATGGCATCCATAGATGCTATAAGCACATGATTATCCAACCAAATACAGATAGAATAAATGATTATGGATAATTGTGCCAAGATCCAGCAGAAAGAAAAAACCCTGACCTTCGAAAAGAACCGGAGTTTGGAAAAGCATGCCGACTTTACGACGGTGATTAAGAACATCAAGATCAAGAATATCACGACCGTCAAGAAAGACAGTACCGGAAGGTGGCTCCCACAGGCGGTTGAGTGCTCTTAAGAAGGTAGATTTGCCGCTGCCACTGGGGCCGATGATCCCGACGATCATACCCTTAGGAATGTCCACGTTGATCCCATTGAGAATCGGAGCTCCTGCATCCGATACTTTGGTCAAATCGCGTATGTGGAATTTGCTTTCACTTGGGGGAATGTCAACCACCAGTAGAGGTTCTTGAGACATTGTGTTTATTATGTCAAAGTGGATACGGATggtcatatatataaaatgaggaCTGGAGAAAAGGCCTGCTCCAGTAGCTTGTTGATTGTTGTCCTGAGTTGTACCTTTCCCACTTGTACATAAGATTCCACTGATTAGTCTTTAACTTGATggaaagtaaaatatatatttaatccATTCCACTAAATTATTGCTTAATATACTTGTCAATCTATAAAAAgtttgagatattaattaaaatagggattaatttttttgtttaaatctttttagataaattgatagtgattttatttttttagtaaattttattttattttcaataatactcATTTTAACTAATTATGTCATTATCTGGgttgattatattaaaatattttttttgataacttatgagtattttatatttattaatttatgatttgaaggtttaaaaatttatttaaaataattaatttttgttataatacaTATCCGAACGAAAACTTGTTGACAGGTAGACAAAATTTCAAACTAGGAAAAGAATGAGAAATTTTCGTTTGGACAAATCTTGGTTGGTGGGTATTAGACAAGACCCACACCGTCCGTTACACTGCAAGTTTATTTGGCCTTCTGCTTACGgttgaatgactatttcccacccaaattttaatgagatgatttttcatttttgaactttgtaaaattcattttttcatctATTATCTATAATCTATTTCAGGAGGTTagaaagattatttaaaaaatagaatctTAAAATgaatgtaaataattaaaaaagaatacaaACTCATCGTTTCAACAAATTTAACTCGTTCTCTTAACTCATAatctaattcaaacttaatcTCATATTATTggatcaattttataattctcTTAGTCTTGATTTTTCTCCTAACTCTTTTTTTGGGTTAATATGTGATCaaaataaaactcttaaaaaCTTAATCGATTTATACTCATCTTCAAACCACTTGAATGAGGCATTGCTTGAATTCCTatgaaaattgacttttttgcTATTTAACGGAAATAGATGACGGATGGACaacaaatttttcaaactttaagtacGGTTTATTTCACCAAAGTTGGGGTGGCCCATAGTCATTTCGCCTATAGttaatctttttccttttccaacGGATTCTAACTGGTTTTTTCATTTGATCCATGGCTCTCAATCCTCAACTGCTTCCCCATGGGATGCCGGTGCCCTTTGTCAATGAGCTATTCGTGCTCGATAGGGATGGCGTGGAATTTAATGTCGATAAGATTCCTGGGTTTGCTccttattatttgttttcatctCTATTTCTTTTTTGCGGATAATTTCATCGCAGATCAAAGGAAATTAGGGTTAT is a genomic window containing:
- the LOC123206721 gene encoding ABC transporter I family member 17-like yields the protein MSQEPLLVVDIPPSESKFHIRDLTKVSDAGAPILNGINVDIPKGMIVGIIGPSGSGKSTFLRALNRLWEPPSGTVFLDGRDILDLDVLNHRRKVGMLFQTPVLFEGTVADNIRYGPQLRGKKISDNEVYKLLSLADLDSSFFNKTSGEISVGQAQRVALARTLANEPEVLLLDEPTSALDPIATQNIEDVLVKLKKKQEMTIVMVSHSIKQIQRIADVVCLLVNGVIVEVLKPDKLSEAKHPMALRFLELSA
- the LOC123206722 gene encoding 50S ribosomal protein L18, chloroplastic-like — translated: MAAITSFLVVGGTKLMPSLFTVEAKARTRREDRTARHSRIRKKVEGTPERPRLCIFRSNKNLYVQVIDDTKMHTLASASTLQKPISDEFDYTSGPTVEVAKRVGEVIARSCLEKGITKVAFDRGGYLYHGRIEALADAAREHGLQF